A DNA window from Aspergillus nidulans FGSC A4 chromosome V contains the following coding sequences:
- a CDS encoding uncharacterized protein (transcript_id=CADANIAT00002934): protein MKQSGRDEGWLRAWCTKLDVPVDDFKPLLPIISTYMVSTQKEDEAQADLLLAQASEVRRNGEFKTTTTVSKIKKDKWTYEDYCCVLSDLVNSRGSVGVAESVWESFRLQKPKKARTGRFARRQQAGNEETDDLLFLLLCSTMRYKQTDMFHFLAHSASQDVVNRMLPTAIQMRSQRYTQILLEENADPNTCAEEFITLVRAGDEEFVRILLQAQTPIDHDTLTSALPDAVQRGNSSIVHLLLAHGADANAHNASAVEKAIRAKRTDLALLMFMCPNHPLPETLAPIVAYVFFKMEILEDKKYGLIELLLNGGAAGECVSLALGGAVRQRWMEMVELFVDKGVSINDYNAGSYRHAVHEVDLEVVRILNSGKLSDDLATDLFGEIYKTKYGSSIPNEKWRALAELLLNQGATGQVVDEALIERVRARDLASVKLLLREGASVDYDNAAALDDAVASHNEEFIDALLQYQPAAESVNSVFWRVEDLPHSVQVRIARKLLDAGANGEQVDRVLKVAIAPLAGERNRELIKVLVDGGADVNQRNGELLHLAAQSADIETLQILLLGFPSPTILSTCVPLAMKHCEAQRYKIIHMLLHAGARGDEISQALVDSIDGTTSGLDLALLLLTTGEANTGFENGRSFKKAIESSNIGFLELVAQYNHLRDSDFCSCLLAAIDLHQRDRTRLEKIRILLLSGPDLSGNTGTAALRHEMEGLKRRSESTLGVLHMILEAGADVNYQQGRIFVDAIALDMFDCFKLFLGVHPSFQSLELAFDKALLYATPTNDRAADLRYLQELLATGVPQATLDKALLHSTDKQSEQLVLLLLRYGASVNYQDGAAVRKAIQKLDVELLAHLLRHEPTVETLNSGFGLCMAVHDIETKYQSYELLLKAGPISQRLRDEALVLTADAGWMQASICELLLKYKASPDYATGTPICRAIKSSNYKVDLTRIILLYNVSEDTVAAALTCAFDALHAEARITTMELLLTAHKPQQTLDQLLLRAVRAPYCDGKLVQSLLKAGASVFYQGGECILHSVMNNDVDTLRILEPYLHGHSGMTEIFMTVWGNGKRANSQQEKDVLSILLAAGASGEPVSMALLESVRTVSSTEVGFSFIVNLLRAGADVNYDEGASLVEASMQGNTRLLKEVLAYGPQRVYMTRAFPLVFQSGVDGQGLREIAVAFCSHKSAPDLTYEHPTYGPILWQMFKKYPNEDELLQYLIDEGCTVDPIVKATLPLSPAEEDVTLLCWALSKQTSSLKEEVIEVLVAGGANVNYQSLISQSTPLQLAILSARKNTITALLRFGADPSLESNGISPLSLAASIGDAKIVRQLVKAGAAPGDGALHEAARMVNVSVLQVLLIEGKQRDYPCSRFQGRTALAELCLRAANKPVSQIKAAVALLKNNGDVKRKSRGKSVLHFALDNPNAILVTQAVLDVFMSDYINDDFNLFEDGRYRYSPLVYVSRGLNKAPAEQRAGLVDLLLEFSCLERFWAVEGDQPADMVGAPEEIMRAIRSQRQRQLTIQEEQEDHQRRLLQRRAEQDQELAALRARHNLTLENNRELATDTARIEHETASRQATIASQRYDAELAYMRQVTELTNKRKDDANSREIEYRRNLAIMEKAQREEAYNYEKVRREEEASFIQRREKLLTSGYEDRAKIDRERHAAQMGLFEQQKNILEMNSRHQGVVQQQRQIGPQQIYTNNQPASKLHVSPSTLTSLRTNYFCPAHSFLQQKMSSLRAHQKKNPTPTQCQNQTTLDSICKDIQTGKITRIVALVGAGLSTSSGLADFRTPDTGLYAKLEPLQLPYPEALFHISYFKHTPEPFYAIARGRHPWNTKPGVGHAFLALLEKKGVLGFVFTQNIDGLELDAGVSRERVMNLHGDWSDQHCIKCRSSYPADRMRKAILTGEVPFCVQANCEGIVKPAIVMFGESLPEGFDSREEEMLSTADLLLVIGTSLKVAPCSEIPRRLPSHVPRVLVNRELVGNIGTRESDVCLLGDCDAWLREVARHLGWDEELESVWKDTLVRKEKSSRDKGWDDKAEQSPTLEECIVRAAEQMKVRMGVSEGHRRMLEGHLGEKMAEIMAKRGQ, encoded by the exons ATGAAGCAGAGCGGCAGGGATGAAGGTTGGCTTCGTGCCTGGTGCACGAAGCTCGACGTTCCCGTAGACGACTTTAAGCCTCTATTACCGATAATATCCACCTACATGGTGTCAACCCAAAAGGAAGACGAAGCCCAGGCGGACCTACTTCTCGCACAAGCCTCCGAAGTACGAAGAAACGGCGAGTTCAAGACGACCACGACTGTTTcaaaaataaagaaagaCAAATGGACGTACGAGGACTACTGCTGCGTTTTATCTGATCTCGTGAATAGCCGGGGCTCGGTTGGAGTCGCGGAAAGCGTCTGGGAGAGCTTTCGGCTGCAGAAACCGAAAAAGGCACGGACCGGGCGATTTGCACGGAGACAGCAGGCCGGGAATGAAGAAACTGATGAcctgcttttcctccttctttgcaGCACGATGCGATATAAGCAGACCGACATGTTCCATTTCCTCGCCCATTCAGCGAGCCAGGATGTTGTGAATCGAATGCTTCCGACCGCCATTCAGATGCGCAGCCAGCGATATACTCAGATCCTCCTCGAAGAAAACGCAGATCCGAATACATGCGCGGAGGAGTTCATAACTTTAGTTAGGGCTGGAGATGAAGAGTTCGTCCGTATTTTGCTCCAGGCACAAACCCCAATCGATCACGACACACTCACCTCCGCCCTCCCAGACGCTGTTCAGCGAGGCAACTCTTCGATCGTCCACCTCCTCCTTGCCCACGGGGCCGATGCGAACGCCCATAATGCCAGTGCAGTGGAAAAAGCGATCCGTGCGAAGCGTACCGACCTAGCGTTATTGATGTTCATGTGTCCAAACCATCCGTTGCCAGAGACGCTCGCCCCTATTGTCGCGTAcgtcttcttcaagatgGAGATACTGGAGGATAAGAAATACGGGCTTATAGAACTACTTCTAaatggtggtgctgctggtgaaTGTGTCTCACTTGCGTTAGGGGGCGCTGTCCGCCAgcggtggatggagatggtcgAATTGTTTGTCGACAAAGGCGTTTCCATCAATGATTACAACGCGGGGAGCTATCGCCATGCCGTCCATGAGGTGGATCTAGAGGTGGTTAGGATCCTAAACAGTGGAAAACTGAGTGATGATTTAGCGACGGACCTTTTCGGCGAGATCTACAAAACAAAGTACGGTAGTTCAATCCCGAACGAAAAGTGGCGAGCGCTTGCCGAGCTCTTACTTAATCAGGGTGCCACGGGGCAGGTCGTCGACGAAGCGCTGATAGAACGGGTCAGGGCTAGAGACCTCGCAAGTGTGAAGCTATTGCTACGAGAAGGCGCCTCTGTAGATTATGACAACGCCGCTGCTCTTGATGATGCCGTTGCCTCGCACAATGAAGAGTTCATTGACGCTCTACTGCAATATCAGCCGGCAGCCGAGTCCGTTAACTCTGTCTTCTGGCGCGTAGAAGATCTTCCTCATAGTGTCCAAGTGCGCATCGCGCGCAAGTTGCTCGACGCTGGTGCGAATGGGGAGCAAGTGGATAGAGTACTGAAGGTGGCCATAGCCCCCTTGGCTGGTGAACGGAACCGTGAACTTATCAAGGTGCTTGTGGATGGTGGTGCAGACGTCAACCAGCGAAATGGCGAGCTACTTCACCTAGCTGCTCAATCTGCCGACATCGAGACACTACAGATCTTGCTGCTCGGGTTTCCTTCGCCCACAATTCTTTCAACATGCGTACCGCTTGCCATGAAACATTGCGAAGCCCAGAGATACAAAATAATCCACATGCTTCTTCACGCAGGTGCTCGTGGCGATGAGATCTCGCAAGCATTGGTAGATAGTATCGACGGGACCACATCCGGGCTTGATCTAGCCCTACTGCTGCTCACTACCGGGGAAGCAAACACTGGCTTCGAGAACGGGAGATCTTTCAAGAAAGCAATAGAGTCGAGCAATATCGGATTCCTAGAACTCGTTGCCCAATATAACCATCTCCGGGATTCCGATTTCTGCTCTTGTCTCCTTGCTGCGATAGACCTCCACCAGCGGGATAGAACTCGTCTGGAGAAAATTCGCATTCTTCTCTTGAGCGGTCCAGATCTCTCAGGGAATACCGGGACCGCCGCACTTCGCCATGAAATGGAAGGTTTAAAGCGACGATCCGAATCGACGCTAGGAGTTTTGCACATGATACTTGAGGCAGGAGCGGATGTCAACTACCAACAGGGACGCATCTTCGTTGACGCCATTGCATTGGACatgtttgactgcttcaaGTTGTTCCTAGGCGTCCATCCCTCATTTCAATCGCTGGAGCTGGCTTTCGACAAAGCTCTGTTATACGCCACTCCTACCAACGACCGCGCGGCCGACTTACGATACCTCCAAGAATTGCTCGCTACGGGTGTGCCCCAGGCAACTCTGGACAAGGCGTTATTGCACAGTACCGATAAGCAAAGCGAACAACTggttcttctcctcctgcgaTACGGTGCATCTGTCAATTATCAAGATGGAGCCGCAGTGCGCAAAGCTATCCAGAAACTGGACGTTGAGCTGCTTGCGCATCTGCTGCGCCACGAGCCGACCGTGGAAACGTTGAATAGCGGATTCGGATTGTGCATGGCCGTTCACGACATAGAAACCAAATACCAATCGTATGAACTTCTTCTCAAGGCTGGACCAATCTCACAGCGGCTCCGTGACGAAGCCCTTGTCTTGACTGCGGACGCGGGGTGGATGCAGGCTTCTATTTGCGAACTTTTGCTGAAGTACAAGGCGTCTCCGGATTATGCCACCGGCACACCCATATGCCGAGCTATTAAATCATCTAATTATAAGGTCGATCTGACGAGAATCATTCTGCTGTACAACGTTAGTGAAGATACTGTCGCGGCAGCATTAACGTGCGCTTTCGACGCATTGCATGCTGAAGCACGCATTACTACCATGGAGCTTCTGCTTACAGCCCACAAGCCGCAACAAACTCTtgaccaacttcttctcagGGCC GTCCGTGCCCCATATTGCGACGGTAAACTGGTCCAGTCTTTGCTCAAAGCCGGTGCTTCGGTCTTCTACCAAGGCGGCGAATGCATTCTCCACTCGGTCATGAACAATGATGTAGACACCCTGCGCATCCTCGAACCCTACTTACACGGACACTCAGGCATGACAGAGATATTCATGACGGTATGGGGTAACGGGAAGCGAGCAAACTCCCAGCAGGAGAAAGATGTTCTTTCAATATTGCTTGCTGCAGGTGCTTCAGGAGAACCCGTCAGCATGGCGCTCCTGGAGAGCGTCAGAACCGTTTCATCCACAGAGGTCGGATTTTCGTTCATCGTCAATCTCCTCAGAGCTGGCGCGGATGTGAATTACGACGAGGGGGCAAGTCTCGTGGAGGCATCGATGCAAGGCAACACTCGTCTGCTTAAGGAGGTCTTAGCCTACGGACCACAACGCGTATATATGACACGGGCATTTCCCCTTGTTTTCCAATCTGGCGTTGATGGTCAAGGTCTTCGTGAGATTGCTGTTGCTTTCTGCTCTCACAAGTCTGCGCCCGATTTGACGTACGAGCATCCTACTTATGGGCCAATTCTCTGGCAAATGTTTAAAAAATATCCAAACGAGGACGAACTACTTCAGTATTTAATAGATGAGGGCTGCACAGTTGATCCAATTGTCAAAGCGACACTTCCTTTGTCAcctgctgaagaggatgtcACTTTGCTCTGCTGGGCCCTGTCCAAGCAGACAAGCTCCCTTAAAGAAGAAGTGATTGAAGTCCTTGTCGCTGGCGGAG CGAATGTCAACTATCAATCGCTCATATCTCAAAGCACGCCCCTCCAGCTAGCCATCTTGAGCGCTCGTAAAAATACTATTACGGCCCTCCTGCGATTCGGTGCAGACCCCTCTCTTGAGTCGAACGGAATTTCCCCGCTTTCCCTCGCCGCGTCCATTGGAGATGCTAAGATTGTCCGTCAGTTAGTTAAAGCGGGCGCCGCTCCCGGCGATGGGGCCCTCCACGAAGCAGCCAGGATGGTCAATGTTAGCGTCTTGCAGGTCTTGTTAATTGAAGGGAAACAGCGAGACTATCCATGTTCCCGGTTCCAAGGGCGTACGGCGCTGGCAGAACTGTGTCTTAGAGCCGCAAATAAACCTGTTAGTCAGATCAAAGCTGCTGTTGCCCTTTTGAAGAACAACGGGGATGTCAAACGGAAATCGAGAGGAAAATCAGTGCTACACTTCGCGCTCGATAACCCCAATGCTATACTCGTCACTCAAGCTGTCCTAGACGTGTTCATGAGCGATTACATCAACGACGatttcaacctcttcgagGACGGCCGATACCGATACTCTCCGCTCGTCTACGTCTCTCGTGGCCTCAACAAAGCACCTGCAGAACAACGAGCCGGCCTCGtcgatctcctccttgaGTTCTCATGCCTCGAACGCTTCTGGGCTGTAGAAGGCGACCAGCCCGCAGATATGGTTGGCGCGCCCGAGGAGATCATGCGTGCCATTCGCTcccaacgccagcgccagttgaccattcaagaagaacaggaAGACCACCAACGTCGCCTTTTGCAACGCCGTGCCGAACAAGACCAGGAACTGGCCGCTCTCAGAGCCAGGCATAACCTAACCCTTGAGAACAATCGAGAACTAGCCACCGACACAGCCCGAATTGAGCACGAAACCGCATCCCGTCAGGCAACTATTGCGTCGCAGCGCTATGACGCAGAACTTGCATACATGCGCCAGGTCACTGAACTTACGAATAAACGAAAGGATGACGCGAACTCCAGGGAGATTGAGTACCGACGGAACTTGGCGATTATGGAGAAGGCGCAGCGGGAGGAGGCGTATAATTATGAGAAAGTgaggagggaggaagaggccaGTTTCATCCAGCGGCGGGAGAAACTCCTGACGTCGGGGTATGAGGATCGGGCGAAGATTGATCGGGAGAGACACGCCGCGCAGATGGGGCTGtttgagcagcagaagaatatATTGGAGATGAACTCGCGTCACCAGGGGGTggtgcagcagcagcggcagattGG GCCGCAGCAAATATACACCAACAATCAACCAGCATCCAAATTACATGTCTCCCCGTCTACGTTGACTTCCCTGCGTACGAACTATTTCTGCCCAGCACACTCTTTTCTCCAACAGAAAATGTCCTCTCTTCGAGCCCACCAGAAGAAAAACCCAACCCCAACCCAGTGCCAGAACCAGACCACCCTCGACTCCATCTGCAAAGATATCCAAACTGGCAAAATCACTCGCATCGTTGCATTAGTAGGCGCCGGTCTCTCGACCTCCTCTGGACTCGCCGACTTTCGCACACCAGATACGGGTCTCTACGCAAAACTCGAACCCCTCCAACTGCCCTACCCGGAGGCCCTCTTCCACATCTCTTATTTCAAGCACACGCCTGAACCTTTCTATGCAATCGCAAGGGGGCGCCATCCATGGAATACGAAGCCGGGTGTTGGACATGCATTTCTAGCACTTTTAGAGAAAAAGGGCGTGCTCGGGTTCGTGTTTACCCAGAATATCGACGGTCTCGAGCTCGATGCGGGCGTTAGTAGGGAAAGAGTCATGAATCTCCATGGTGATTGGAGTGATCAGCACTGCATCAAATGTCGATCTTCCTATCCCGCGGATCGAATGAGGAAGGCAATCCTAACGGGCGAAGTGCCTTTCTGTGTTCAGGCAAATTGTGAAGGAATCGTCAAACCTGCTATAGTTATGTTCGGCGAGAGTCTTCCTGAGGGTTTTGACAgcagggaggaggagatgctCTCCACTGCCGATCTGTTGCTGGTTATCGGGACGAGCCTGAAGGTTGCGCCATGCTCGGAGATCCCGCGACGACTTCCGAGCCATGTACCAAGGGTGCTGGTAAATCGAGAGCTCGTGGGCAATATTGGGACTAGGGAAAGCGATGTCTGTCTCCTGGGGGACTGTGATGCGTGGTTGAGGGAGGTCGCCAGACATCTGGGTTGGGACGAGGAACTTGAGAGCGTTTGGAAGGATACTCTGGTACGCAAGGAGAAGAGTTCGAGGGACAAGGGGTGGGATGATAAGGCTGAGCAGAGCCCAACGTTGGAGGAATGTATAGTCAGAGCGGCAGAGCAGATGAAAGTGCGAATGGGGGTGTCGGAGGGGCATCGACGCATGTTGGAGGGCCAtctgggagagaagatggcgGAAATTATGGCAAAGAGGGGGCAATGA